The Equus przewalskii isolate Varuska chromosome 5, EquPr2, whole genome shotgun sequence genome window below encodes:
- the ARHGEF25 gene encoding rho guanine nucleotide exchange factor 25 isoform X3, producing the protein MKPPDRPAPGRTDRILGVMGGMLRACALPGQEGPPKRSPLGPGGTEPESDCTEGHQRGEREREVPAWAPLPESYSIAGSEGSISASAASGLAAPSGPSSGLSSGPCSPGPSGPVSSLRRWLDHSKHCLSVETEADGGQAGPYENWMLEPPLATGEELPELTLLTTLLEVPGNKMQDILPFQPPEEETLSQAPESEEEQKKKALERSMYVLRELIETEKMYVDDLGQIVEGYMATMAAQGVPESLRGRDRIVFGNIQQIYEWHRDYFLQELQRCLKDPDWLAQLFIKHERRLHMYVVYCQNKPKSEHVVSEFGDSYFEELRQQLGHRLQLNDLLIKPVQRIMKYQLLLKRAVEVMCFVPKRCNDMMTLGRLRGFEGKLTAQGKLLSQDTFWVTEPEAGGLLSSRGRERRVFLFEQIVIFSEALGGGVRGGTQPGYVYKSSIKVSCLGLEGNLQGDPCRFALTSRGPEGGIQRYILQTTDPAVSQAWIKQVAQILESQRDFLNALQSPIEYQRRESQTNSLGRPGGPGVGSPGRIRPGDRAQVSTHAPINGSLPSLLLLPKPEMARAALPLDTQALSDISQAPHDSPPVLPIPNTPPRQARLAKLDEDEL; encoded by the exons ATGAAGCCCCCGGACCGCCCCGCCCCTGGCCGCACTGACCGGATACTGGGGGTCATGGGGGGCATGCTGCGCGCATGCGCCCTACCCGGGCAGGAGGGG CCCCCGAAGAGAAGCCCCCTAGGGCCGGGGGGGACCGAACCAGAGTCTGACTGTACGGAGGGGCATCAGAGAGGGGAGCGTGAACGGGAGGTCCCCGCCTGGGCTCCGCTGCCCG AGTCCTATTCCATTGCTGGCAGTGAGGGGAGCATCTCAGCTTCGGCTGCCTCGGGTCTGGCTGCCCCCTCTGGCCCCAGCTCTGGCCTCAGCTCTGGCCCTTGTTCCCCGGGCCCCTCAGGGCCAGTCAGTAGCCTGAGAAGATGGTTGGATCATTCTAAACATTGTCtcagtgtggaaactgaggcagatggTGGCCAGGCTGGACCATATGAG AACTGGATGCTGGAGCCACCTCTGGCCACAGGAGAGGAGCTGCCGGAACTGACCCTGCTGACCACATTGTTGGAGGTCCCTGGAAATAAGATGCAG GATATTCTTCCCTTCCAGCCACCTGAGGAGGAGACTTTGTCCCAAGCCCCTGAGagtgaggaggagcagaagaaGAAGGCTCTGGAAAGGAGTAT GTATGTCCTGAGGGAACTGATAGAGACAGAGAAGATGTATGTGGACGACTTGGGGCAGATTGTGGAG GGTTATATGGCCACCATGGCTGCTCAGGGGGTCCCTGAGAGTCTTCGAGGCCGTGACAGGATTGTGTTTGGGAACATCCAGCAAATCTATGAGTGGCATCGAGA CTATTTCCTGCAGGAGCTACAACGATGCTTGAAGGATCCTGATTGGCTGGCTCAGCTATTCATCAAACAT GAGCGCCGGCTGCATATGTATGTGGTGTACTGTCAGAATAAGCCCAAGTCGGAGCACGTGGTGTCAGAATTTGGGGACAGCTACTTCGAG gAGCTCCGGCAGCAGCTGGGCCACCGCCTACAGCTCAATGACCTCCTCATCAAACCAGTGCAGAGGATCATGAAATATCAGCTGCTGCTCAAG CGAGCTGTGGAGGTCATGTGCTTTGTGCCCAAGCGCTGCAATGACATGATGACCCTGGGGAGACTGCGGGGGTTTGAG GGTAAACTGACTGCTCAGGGGAAGCTCTTGAGCCAGGACACATTCTGGGTTACGGAGCCCGAGGCTGGGGGGCTCCTCTCTTCCCGGGGTCGAGAGAGGCGTGTCTTCCTCTTTGAGCAAATCGTCATCTTCAGCGAGGCCCTGGGGGGAGGAGTGCGAGGTGGAACGCAGCCTGGATATGTGTACAAGAGCAGCATCAAG GTGAGCTGCTTGGGACTGGAGGGGAACCTCCAAGGTGACCCTTGCCGCTTTGCCCTGACCTCCAGAGGGCCAGAGGGTGGGATCCAGCGCTATATCCTGCAGACTACAGACCCTGCAGTCAGTCAGGCCTGGATCAAGCAAGTGGCTCAGATCCTGGAAAGCCAACGGGACTTTCTCAATG CATTGCAGTCACCCATTGAGTACCAGAGACGGGAGAGCCAGACCAACAGCCTGGGGCGGCCaggagggcctggggtggggagcccTGGGAGAATTCGGCCTGGAGACCGGGCCCAGGTCAGCACACACGCCCCCATCAAtggttctctcccctccctgctgctgTTGCCCAAACCGGAGATGGCCAGAGCTGCCCTGCCCCTGGACACACAG GCCCTCAGTGACATCTCCCAGGCTCCTCATGACTCCCCTCCAGTTCTACCAATTCCAAACACCCCTCCCCGCCAAGCCAGACTTGCCAAGCTGGATGAAGATGAGCTGTAA
- the ARHGEF25 gene encoding rho guanine nucleotide exchange factor 25 isoform X7: protein MKPPDRPAPGRTDRILGVMGGMLRACALPGQEGNWMLEPPLATGEELPELTLLTTLLEVPGNKMQDILPFQPPEEETLSQAPESEEEQKKKALERSMYVLRELIETEKMYVDDLGQIVEGYMATMAAQGVPESLRGRDRIVFGNIQQIYEWHRDYFLQELQRCLKDPDWLAQLFIKHERRLHMYVVYCQNKPKSEHVVSEFGDSYFEELRQQLGHRLQLNDLLIKPVQRIMKYQLLLKDFLKYYSRAGMDTEELERAVEVMCFVPKRCNDMMTLGRLRGFEGKLTAQGKLLSQDTFWVTEPEAGGLLSSRGRERRVFLFEQIVIFSEALGGGVRGGTQPGYVYKSSIKVSCLGLEGNLQGDPCRFALTSRGPEGGIQRYILQTTDPAVSQAWIKQVAQILESQRDFLNALQSPIEYQRRESQTNSLGRPGGPGVGSPGRIRPGDRAQVSTHAPINGSLPSLLLLPKPEMARAALPLDTQALSDISQAPHDSPPVLPIPNTPPRQARLAKLDEDEL, encoded by the exons ATGAAGCCCCCGGACCGCCCCGCCCCTGGCCGCACTGACCGGATACTGGGGGTCATGGGGGGCATGCTGCGCGCATGCGCCCTACCCGGGCAGGAGGGG AACTGGATGCTGGAGCCACCTCTGGCCACAGGAGAGGAGCTGCCGGAACTGACCCTGCTGACCACATTGTTGGAGGTCCCTGGAAATAAGATGCAG GATATTCTTCCCTTCCAGCCACCTGAGGAGGAGACTTTGTCCCAAGCCCCTGAGagtgaggaggagcagaagaaGAAGGCTCTGGAAAGGAGTAT GTATGTCCTGAGGGAACTGATAGAGACAGAGAAGATGTATGTGGACGACTTGGGGCAGATTGTGGAG GGTTATATGGCCACCATGGCTGCTCAGGGGGTCCCTGAGAGTCTTCGAGGCCGTGACAGGATTGTGTTTGGGAACATCCAGCAAATCTATGAGTGGCATCGAGA CTATTTCCTGCAGGAGCTACAACGATGCTTGAAGGATCCTGATTGGCTGGCTCAGCTATTCATCAAACAT GAGCGCCGGCTGCATATGTATGTGGTGTACTGTCAGAATAAGCCCAAGTCGGAGCACGTGGTGTCAGAATTTGGGGACAGCTACTTCGAG gAGCTCCGGCAGCAGCTGGGCCACCGCCTACAGCTCAATGACCTCCTCATCAAACCAGTGCAGAGGATCATGAAATATCAGCTGCTGCTCAAG GATTTTCTCAAGTACTATAGTAGAGCTGGGATGGATACTGAGGAGCTAGAG CGAGCTGTGGAGGTCATGTGCTTTGTGCCCAAGCGCTGCAATGACATGATGACCCTGGGGAGACTGCGGGGGTTTGAG GGTAAACTGACTGCTCAGGGGAAGCTCTTGAGCCAGGACACATTCTGGGTTACGGAGCCCGAGGCTGGGGGGCTCCTCTCTTCCCGGGGTCGAGAGAGGCGTGTCTTCCTCTTTGAGCAAATCGTCATCTTCAGCGAGGCCCTGGGGGGAGGAGTGCGAGGTGGAACGCAGCCTGGATATGTGTACAAGAGCAGCATCAAG GTGAGCTGCTTGGGACTGGAGGGGAACCTCCAAGGTGACCCTTGCCGCTTTGCCCTGACCTCCAGAGGGCCAGAGGGTGGGATCCAGCGCTATATCCTGCAGACTACAGACCCTGCAGTCAGTCAGGCCTGGATCAAGCAAGTGGCTCAGATCCTGGAAAGCCAACGGGACTTTCTCAATG CATTGCAGTCACCCATTGAGTACCAGAGACGGGAGAGCCAGACCAACAGCCTGGGGCGGCCaggagggcctggggtggggagcccTGGGAGAATTCGGCCTGGAGACCGGGCCCAGGTCAGCACACACGCCCCCATCAAtggttctctcccctccctgctgctgTTGCCCAAACCGGAGATGGCCAGAGCTGCCCTGCCCCTGGACACACAG GCCCTCAGTGACATCTCCCAGGCTCCTCATGACTCCCCTCCAGTTCTACCAATTCCAAACACCCCTCCCCGCCAAGCCAGACTTGCCAAGCTGGATGAAGATGAGCTGTAA
- the ARHGEF25 gene encoding rho guanine nucleotide exchange factor 25 isoform X8 encodes MKPPDRPAPGRTDRILGVMGGMLRACALPGQEGNWMLEPPLATGEELPELTLLTTLLEVPGNKMQPPEEETLSQAPESEEEQKKKALERSMYVLRELIETEKMYVDDLGQIVEGYMATMAAQGVPESLRGRDRIVFGNIQQIYEWHRDYFLQELQRCLKDPDWLAQLFIKHERRLHMYVVYCQNKPKSEHVVSEFGDSYFEELRQQLGHRLQLNDLLIKPVQRIMKYQLLLKDFLKYYSRAGMDTEELERAVEVMCFVPKRCNDMMTLGRLRGFEGKLTAQGKLLSQDTFWVTEPEAGGLLSSRGRERRVFLFEQIVIFSEALGGGVRGGTQPGYVYKSSIKVSCLGLEGNLQGDPCRFALTSRGPEGGIQRYILQTTDPAVSQAWIKQVAQILESQRDFLNALQSPIEYQRRESQTNSLGRPGGPGVGSPGRIRPGDRAQVSTHAPINGSLPSLLLLPKPEMARAALPLDTQALSDISQAPHDSPPVLPIPNTPPRQARLAKLDEDEL; translated from the exons ATGAAGCCCCCGGACCGCCCCGCCCCTGGCCGCACTGACCGGATACTGGGGGTCATGGGGGGCATGCTGCGCGCATGCGCCCTACCCGGGCAGGAGGGG AACTGGATGCTGGAGCCACCTCTGGCCACAGGAGAGGAGCTGCCGGAACTGACCCTGCTGACCACATTGTTGGAGGTCCCTGGAAATAAGATGCAG CCACCTGAGGAGGAGACTTTGTCCCAAGCCCCTGAGagtgaggaggagcagaagaaGAAGGCTCTGGAAAGGAGTAT GTATGTCCTGAGGGAACTGATAGAGACAGAGAAGATGTATGTGGACGACTTGGGGCAGATTGTGGAG GGTTATATGGCCACCATGGCTGCTCAGGGGGTCCCTGAGAGTCTTCGAGGCCGTGACAGGATTGTGTTTGGGAACATCCAGCAAATCTATGAGTGGCATCGAGA CTATTTCCTGCAGGAGCTACAACGATGCTTGAAGGATCCTGATTGGCTGGCTCAGCTATTCATCAAACAT GAGCGCCGGCTGCATATGTATGTGGTGTACTGTCAGAATAAGCCCAAGTCGGAGCACGTGGTGTCAGAATTTGGGGACAGCTACTTCGAG gAGCTCCGGCAGCAGCTGGGCCACCGCCTACAGCTCAATGACCTCCTCATCAAACCAGTGCAGAGGATCATGAAATATCAGCTGCTGCTCAAG GATTTTCTCAAGTACTATAGTAGAGCTGGGATGGATACTGAGGAGCTAGAG CGAGCTGTGGAGGTCATGTGCTTTGTGCCCAAGCGCTGCAATGACATGATGACCCTGGGGAGACTGCGGGGGTTTGAG GGTAAACTGACTGCTCAGGGGAAGCTCTTGAGCCAGGACACATTCTGGGTTACGGAGCCCGAGGCTGGGGGGCTCCTCTCTTCCCGGGGTCGAGAGAGGCGTGTCTTCCTCTTTGAGCAAATCGTCATCTTCAGCGAGGCCCTGGGGGGAGGAGTGCGAGGTGGAACGCAGCCTGGATATGTGTACAAGAGCAGCATCAAG GTGAGCTGCTTGGGACTGGAGGGGAACCTCCAAGGTGACCCTTGCCGCTTTGCCCTGACCTCCAGAGGGCCAGAGGGTGGGATCCAGCGCTATATCCTGCAGACTACAGACCCTGCAGTCAGTCAGGCCTGGATCAAGCAAGTGGCTCAGATCCTGGAAAGCCAACGGGACTTTCTCAATG CATTGCAGTCACCCATTGAGTACCAGAGACGGGAGAGCCAGACCAACAGCCTGGGGCGGCCaggagggcctggggtggggagcccTGGGAGAATTCGGCCTGGAGACCGGGCCCAGGTCAGCACACACGCCCCCATCAAtggttctctcccctccctgctgctgTTGCCCAAACCGGAGATGGCCAGAGCTGCCCTGCCCCTGGACACACAG GCCCTCAGTGACATCTCCCAGGCTCCTCATGACTCCCCTCCAGTTCTACCAATTCCAAACACCCCTCCCCGCCAAGCCAGACTTGCCAAGCTGGATGAAGATGAGCTGTAA
- the ARHGEF25 gene encoding rho guanine nucleotide exchange factor 25 isoform X2, producing the protein MKPPDRPAPGRTDRILGVMGGMLRACALPGQEGPPKRSPLGPGGTEPESDCTEGHQRGEREREVPAWAPLPESYSIAGSEGSISASAASGLAAPSGPSSGLSSGPCSPGPSGPVSSLRRWLDHSKHCLSVETEADGGQAGPYENWMLEPPLATGEELPELTLLTTLLEVPGNKMQPPEEETLSQAPESEEEQKKKALERSMYVLRELIETEKMYVDDLGQIVEGYMATMAAQGVPESLRGRDRIVFGNIQQIYEWHRDYFLQELQRCLKDPDWLAQLFIKHERRLHMYVVYCQNKPKSEHVVSEFGDSYFEELRQQLGHRLQLNDLLIKPVQRIMKYQLLLKDFLKYYSRAGMDTEELERAVEVMCFVPKRCNDMMTLGRLRGFEGKLTAQGKLLSQDTFWVTEPEAGGLLSSRGRERRVFLFEQIVIFSEALGGGVRGGTQPGYVYKSSIKVSCLGLEGNLQGDPCRFALTSRGPEGGIQRYILQTTDPAVSQAWIKQVAQILESQRDFLNALQSPIEYQRRESQTNSLGRPGGPGVGSPGRIRPGDRAQVSTHAPINGSLPSLLLLPKPEMARAALPLDTQALSDISQAPHDSPPVLPIPNTPPRQARLAKLDEDEL; encoded by the exons ATGAAGCCCCCGGACCGCCCCGCCCCTGGCCGCACTGACCGGATACTGGGGGTCATGGGGGGCATGCTGCGCGCATGCGCCCTACCCGGGCAGGAGGGG CCCCCGAAGAGAAGCCCCCTAGGGCCGGGGGGGACCGAACCAGAGTCTGACTGTACGGAGGGGCATCAGAGAGGGGAGCGTGAACGGGAGGTCCCCGCCTGGGCTCCGCTGCCCG AGTCCTATTCCATTGCTGGCAGTGAGGGGAGCATCTCAGCTTCGGCTGCCTCGGGTCTGGCTGCCCCCTCTGGCCCCAGCTCTGGCCTCAGCTCTGGCCCTTGTTCCCCGGGCCCCTCAGGGCCAGTCAGTAGCCTGAGAAGATGGTTGGATCATTCTAAACATTGTCtcagtgtggaaactgaggcagatggTGGCCAGGCTGGACCATATGAG AACTGGATGCTGGAGCCACCTCTGGCCACAGGAGAGGAGCTGCCGGAACTGACCCTGCTGACCACATTGTTGGAGGTCCCTGGAAATAAGATGCAG CCACCTGAGGAGGAGACTTTGTCCCAAGCCCCTGAGagtgaggaggagcagaagaaGAAGGCTCTGGAAAGGAGTAT GTATGTCCTGAGGGAACTGATAGAGACAGAGAAGATGTATGTGGACGACTTGGGGCAGATTGTGGAG GGTTATATGGCCACCATGGCTGCTCAGGGGGTCCCTGAGAGTCTTCGAGGCCGTGACAGGATTGTGTTTGGGAACATCCAGCAAATCTATGAGTGGCATCGAGA CTATTTCCTGCAGGAGCTACAACGATGCTTGAAGGATCCTGATTGGCTGGCTCAGCTATTCATCAAACAT GAGCGCCGGCTGCATATGTATGTGGTGTACTGTCAGAATAAGCCCAAGTCGGAGCACGTGGTGTCAGAATTTGGGGACAGCTACTTCGAG gAGCTCCGGCAGCAGCTGGGCCACCGCCTACAGCTCAATGACCTCCTCATCAAACCAGTGCAGAGGATCATGAAATATCAGCTGCTGCTCAAG GATTTTCTCAAGTACTATAGTAGAGCTGGGATGGATACTGAGGAGCTAGAG CGAGCTGTGGAGGTCATGTGCTTTGTGCCCAAGCGCTGCAATGACATGATGACCCTGGGGAGACTGCGGGGGTTTGAG GGTAAACTGACTGCTCAGGGGAAGCTCTTGAGCCAGGACACATTCTGGGTTACGGAGCCCGAGGCTGGGGGGCTCCTCTCTTCCCGGGGTCGAGAGAGGCGTGTCTTCCTCTTTGAGCAAATCGTCATCTTCAGCGAGGCCCTGGGGGGAGGAGTGCGAGGTGGAACGCAGCCTGGATATGTGTACAAGAGCAGCATCAAG GTGAGCTGCTTGGGACTGGAGGGGAACCTCCAAGGTGACCCTTGCCGCTTTGCCCTGACCTCCAGAGGGCCAGAGGGTGGGATCCAGCGCTATATCCTGCAGACTACAGACCCTGCAGTCAGTCAGGCCTGGATCAAGCAAGTGGCTCAGATCCTGGAAAGCCAACGGGACTTTCTCAATG CATTGCAGTCACCCATTGAGTACCAGAGACGGGAGAGCCAGACCAACAGCCTGGGGCGGCCaggagggcctggggtggggagcccTGGGAGAATTCGGCCTGGAGACCGGGCCCAGGTCAGCACACACGCCCCCATCAAtggttctctcccctccctgctgctgTTGCCCAAACCGGAGATGGCCAGAGCTGCCCTGCCCCTGGACACACAG GCCCTCAGTGACATCTCCCAGGCTCCTCATGACTCCCCTCCAGTTCTACCAATTCCAAACACCCCTCCCCGCCAAGCCAGACTTGCCAAGCTGGATGAAGATGAGCTGTAA
- the ARHGEF25 gene encoding rho guanine nucleotide exchange factor 25 isoform X1, which yields MKPPDRPAPGRTDRILGVMGGMLRACALPGQEGPPKRSPLGPGGTEPESDCTEGHQRGEREREVPAWAPLPESYSIAGSEGSISASAASGLAAPSGPSSGLSSGPCSPGPSGPVSSLRRWLDHSKHCLSVETEADGGQAGPYENWMLEPPLATGEELPELTLLTTLLEVPGNKMQDILPFQPPEEETLSQAPESEEEQKKKALERSMYVLRELIETEKMYVDDLGQIVEGYMATMAAQGVPESLRGRDRIVFGNIQQIYEWHRDYFLQELQRCLKDPDWLAQLFIKHERRLHMYVVYCQNKPKSEHVVSEFGDSYFEELRQQLGHRLQLNDLLIKPVQRIMKYQLLLKDFLKYYSRAGMDTEELERAVEVMCFVPKRCNDMMTLGRLRGFEGKLTAQGKLLSQDTFWVTEPEAGGLLSSRGRERRVFLFEQIVIFSEALGGGVRGGTQPGYVYKSSIKVSCLGLEGNLQGDPCRFALTSRGPEGGIQRYILQTTDPAVSQAWIKQVAQILESQRDFLNALQSPIEYQRRESQTNSLGRPGGPGVGSPGRIRPGDRAQVSTHAPINGSLPSLLLLPKPEMARAALPLDTQALSDISQAPHDSPPVLPIPNTPPRQARLAKLDEDEL from the exons ATGAAGCCCCCGGACCGCCCCGCCCCTGGCCGCACTGACCGGATACTGGGGGTCATGGGGGGCATGCTGCGCGCATGCGCCCTACCCGGGCAGGAGGGG CCCCCGAAGAGAAGCCCCCTAGGGCCGGGGGGGACCGAACCAGAGTCTGACTGTACGGAGGGGCATCAGAGAGGGGAGCGTGAACGGGAGGTCCCCGCCTGGGCTCCGCTGCCCG AGTCCTATTCCATTGCTGGCAGTGAGGGGAGCATCTCAGCTTCGGCTGCCTCGGGTCTGGCTGCCCCCTCTGGCCCCAGCTCTGGCCTCAGCTCTGGCCCTTGTTCCCCGGGCCCCTCAGGGCCAGTCAGTAGCCTGAGAAGATGGTTGGATCATTCTAAACATTGTCtcagtgtggaaactgaggcagatggTGGCCAGGCTGGACCATATGAG AACTGGATGCTGGAGCCACCTCTGGCCACAGGAGAGGAGCTGCCGGAACTGACCCTGCTGACCACATTGTTGGAGGTCCCTGGAAATAAGATGCAG GATATTCTTCCCTTCCAGCCACCTGAGGAGGAGACTTTGTCCCAAGCCCCTGAGagtgaggaggagcagaagaaGAAGGCTCTGGAAAGGAGTAT GTATGTCCTGAGGGAACTGATAGAGACAGAGAAGATGTATGTGGACGACTTGGGGCAGATTGTGGAG GGTTATATGGCCACCATGGCTGCTCAGGGGGTCCCTGAGAGTCTTCGAGGCCGTGACAGGATTGTGTTTGGGAACATCCAGCAAATCTATGAGTGGCATCGAGA CTATTTCCTGCAGGAGCTACAACGATGCTTGAAGGATCCTGATTGGCTGGCTCAGCTATTCATCAAACAT GAGCGCCGGCTGCATATGTATGTGGTGTACTGTCAGAATAAGCCCAAGTCGGAGCACGTGGTGTCAGAATTTGGGGACAGCTACTTCGAG gAGCTCCGGCAGCAGCTGGGCCACCGCCTACAGCTCAATGACCTCCTCATCAAACCAGTGCAGAGGATCATGAAATATCAGCTGCTGCTCAAG GATTTTCTCAAGTACTATAGTAGAGCTGGGATGGATACTGAGGAGCTAGAG CGAGCTGTGGAGGTCATGTGCTTTGTGCCCAAGCGCTGCAATGACATGATGACCCTGGGGAGACTGCGGGGGTTTGAG GGTAAACTGACTGCTCAGGGGAAGCTCTTGAGCCAGGACACATTCTGGGTTACGGAGCCCGAGGCTGGGGGGCTCCTCTCTTCCCGGGGTCGAGAGAGGCGTGTCTTCCTCTTTGAGCAAATCGTCATCTTCAGCGAGGCCCTGGGGGGAGGAGTGCGAGGTGGAACGCAGCCTGGATATGTGTACAAGAGCAGCATCAAG GTGAGCTGCTTGGGACTGGAGGGGAACCTCCAAGGTGACCCTTGCCGCTTTGCCCTGACCTCCAGAGGGCCAGAGGGTGGGATCCAGCGCTATATCCTGCAGACTACAGACCCTGCAGTCAGTCAGGCCTGGATCAAGCAAGTGGCTCAGATCCTGGAAAGCCAACGGGACTTTCTCAATG CATTGCAGTCACCCATTGAGTACCAGAGACGGGAGAGCCAGACCAACAGCCTGGGGCGGCCaggagggcctggggtggggagcccTGGGAGAATTCGGCCTGGAGACCGGGCCCAGGTCAGCACACACGCCCCCATCAAtggttctctcccctccctgctgctgTTGCCCAAACCGGAGATGGCCAGAGCTGCCCTGCCCCTGGACACACAG GCCCTCAGTGACATCTCCCAGGCTCCTCATGACTCCCCTCCAGTTCTACCAATTCCAAACACCCCTCCCCGCCAAGCCAGACTTGCCAAGCTGGATGAAGATGAGCTGTAA
- the ARHGEF25 gene encoding rho guanine nucleotide exchange factor 25 isoform X4: protein MKPPDRPAPGRTDRILGVMGGMLRACALPGQEGPPKRSPLGPGGTEPESDCTEGHQRGEREREVPAWAPLPESYSIAGSEGSISASAASGLAAPSGPSSGLSSGPCSPGPSGPVSSLRRWLDHSKHCLSVETEADGGQAGPYENWMLEPPLATGEELPELTLLTTLLEVPGNKMQPPEEETLSQAPESEEEQKKKALERSMYVLRELIETEKMYVDDLGQIVEGYMATMAAQGVPESLRGRDRIVFGNIQQIYEWHRDYFLQELQRCLKDPDWLAQLFIKHERRLHMYVVYCQNKPKSEHVVSEFGDSYFEELRQQLGHRLQLNDLLIKPVQRIMKYQLLLKRAVEVMCFVPKRCNDMMTLGRLRGFEGKLTAQGKLLSQDTFWVTEPEAGGLLSSRGRERRVFLFEQIVIFSEALGGGVRGGTQPGYVYKSSIKVSCLGLEGNLQGDPCRFALTSRGPEGGIQRYILQTTDPAVSQAWIKQVAQILESQRDFLNALQSPIEYQRRESQTNSLGRPGGPGVGSPGRIRPGDRAQVSTHAPINGSLPSLLLLPKPEMARAALPLDTQALSDISQAPHDSPPVLPIPNTPPRQARLAKLDEDEL from the exons ATGAAGCCCCCGGACCGCCCCGCCCCTGGCCGCACTGACCGGATACTGGGGGTCATGGGGGGCATGCTGCGCGCATGCGCCCTACCCGGGCAGGAGGGG CCCCCGAAGAGAAGCCCCCTAGGGCCGGGGGGGACCGAACCAGAGTCTGACTGTACGGAGGGGCATCAGAGAGGGGAGCGTGAACGGGAGGTCCCCGCCTGGGCTCCGCTGCCCG AGTCCTATTCCATTGCTGGCAGTGAGGGGAGCATCTCAGCTTCGGCTGCCTCGGGTCTGGCTGCCCCCTCTGGCCCCAGCTCTGGCCTCAGCTCTGGCCCTTGTTCCCCGGGCCCCTCAGGGCCAGTCAGTAGCCTGAGAAGATGGTTGGATCATTCTAAACATTGTCtcagtgtggaaactgaggcagatggTGGCCAGGCTGGACCATATGAG AACTGGATGCTGGAGCCACCTCTGGCCACAGGAGAGGAGCTGCCGGAACTGACCCTGCTGACCACATTGTTGGAGGTCCCTGGAAATAAGATGCAG CCACCTGAGGAGGAGACTTTGTCCCAAGCCCCTGAGagtgaggaggagcagaagaaGAAGGCTCTGGAAAGGAGTAT GTATGTCCTGAGGGAACTGATAGAGACAGAGAAGATGTATGTGGACGACTTGGGGCAGATTGTGGAG GGTTATATGGCCACCATGGCTGCTCAGGGGGTCCCTGAGAGTCTTCGAGGCCGTGACAGGATTGTGTTTGGGAACATCCAGCAAATCTATGAGTGGCATCGAGA CTATTTCCTGCAGGAGCTACAACGATGCTTGAAGGATCCTGATTGGCTGGCTCAGCTATTCATCAAACAT GAGCGCCGGCTGCATATGTATGTGGTGTACTGTCAGAATAAGCCCAAGTCGGAGCACGTGGTGTCAGAATTTGGGGACAGCTACTTCGAG gAGCTCCGGCAGCAGCTGGGCCACCGCCTACAGCTCAATGACCTCCTCATCAAACCAGTGCAGAGGATCATGAAATATCAGCTGCTGCTCAAG CGAGCTGTGGAGGTCATGTGCTTTGTGCCCAAGCGCTGCAATGACATGATGACCCTGGGGAGACTGCGGGGGTTTGAG GGTAAACTGACTGCTCAGGGGAAGCTCTTGAGCCAGGACACATTCTGGGTTACGGAGCCCGAGGCTGGGGGGCTCCTCTCTTCCCGGGGTCGAGAGAGGCGTGTCTTCCTCTTTGAGCAAATCGTCATCTTCAGCGAGGCCCTGGGGGGAGGAGTGCGAGGTGGAACGCAGCCTGGATATGTGTACAAGAGCAGCATCAAG GTGAGCTGCTTGGGACTGGAGGGGAACCTCCAAGGTGACCCTTGCCGCTTTGCCCTGACCTCCAGAGGGCCAGAGGGTGGGATCCAGCGCTATATCCTGCAGACTACAGACCCTGCAGTCAGTCAGGCCTGGATCAAGCAAGTGGCTCAGATCCTGGAAAGCCAACGGGACTTTCTCAATG CATTGCAGTCACCCATTGAGTACCAGAGACGGGAGAGCCAGACCAACAGCCTGGGGCGGCCaggagggcctggggtggggagcccTGGGAGAATTCGGCCTGGAGACCGGGCCCAGGTCAGCACACACGCCCCCATCAAtggttctctcccctccctgctgctgTTGCCCAAACCGGAGATGGCCAGAGCTGCCCTGCCCCTGGACACACAG GCCCTCAGTGACATCTCCCAGGCTCCTCATGACTCCCCTCCAGTTCTACCAATTCCAAACACCCCTCCCCGCCAAGCCAGACTTGCCAAGCTGGATGAAGATGAGCTGTAA